A segment of the Crassostrea angulata isolate pt1a10 chromosome 10, ASM2561291v2, whole genome shotgun sequence genome:
AAAAAGTCCCATCTAGTtggagataacgaagtttgactgtatttatagacaaaatcatttttcatacttagaatattttttttttgataaagaaattgaGAGACTCTAAATATCTGTATCATTCGGACATGAATGTTGAATTTGGACTTAAATTAAGTGAGATTTTGGTAATATGATGATTATATATCAGGCCATCTAAATCACCTGTATTTCTTtcttagataatttttttttttcatttatagttttcatttaacaagtcgttttaatttttttgtacgaaatacagttaaataagttataaatatacaattcccttcagaaaaaaaaaaacaaatcagttTGTATATTAGTGGTACGTATATCTTACCGATGGTACGCATATCCAataattcttgtttgttttatgGTACGTATATCTGTTTTTGTAGGTACGCATATCATCGGGATTTTcattaatgaagaaaatatcaattaatatgcAGTTTTGGATTATTTTATTGGTTGCTACATGTGGAGACTCGCTAGCCCTTCAAACACTGATGTTTTACCCGCTGAAATACgatctgaataaataaaaagagttgTGTAAACTTACGAACCTGCAGAGGTCGTCGCCATCTTATGATATGCGTACCAAATGGTACGCATATCGGCTTAACACCAGTGAGACCTGCAGCTATAAGTTGTCAAGCATTGATTTAAAGTCTTCTATATACTTACATGGGCATGGTCTAATTGTTGAAGCGATAGTATTAGTATACTTGTACCATATAGACTAGATAGGGTTATGGTGAAAGAGTGATCACATAATGTTTTATACATGGCATTGTCATTAATGCTAGTCTAATTTTAGTACAATTCTGATAATGTCAGCTCCACCTCTCATGCATATCAATATCAATCTTATGTTTGATCAAGGGCATATACGCGAAAATTCTCCTTTTTCGAAAGTTGTAAGGAGAAAAAAGTAGAATGAGCTTTTTGTATCACAGTCTAAAATcttatataataatagatattgCAAATTGACTAGACtctttaaataaattaacaaaagtgATATTAGGTTAAGAAATACACGCACCAGAAGCGACCGAAAAGGGCCCAAAACAGGGCGTTACGTGCAGTCATCCTTTGATCAAATGTTCACTAAATTAAGATGCaaggaaataaaaatatcatattttcctttttttcttactattgtacaatttggcatagaaatatagaaatcaaattttagaatttaacaAAGACTATATTTTTTGGCAGAAAATTGGCGTAGAAAAATATCACGATTTGTAATTCAATATGAGCTTATttagcatttttgaaaaataacattaattaaggaataaggaatcattctttgggtACTAAGagttgataattttggtcgagGCGTGGTCAAATCGAATCAATCTCGAAGgtttttatgatagatttgatcacgcctcgactcaaattatcacctcataatactagtttttaaagaatgattccttattatatttaaataatttttcagcaactgtacaattaatcattggaatattgatatatttatgatgattttcatttcttttaattatgcaAACCCCGCTTGCAACCCAACAATACGTCATGTAAACTTTAATTGgaatgtaaattacatgtacaaagacaATTCGTAGTGTTTTCACAAAGACTGTTAAAATGTCAGTGGcactaaaaaatttaaatcaactaATGTGAATTAATAATACGATACTTgagttaaaatatgtttttaaaatatgattctCCCATATCAAACATATCAAGGGCTAGCGCGTTGTTACACTTTTGCAAATGGCCCTATCGGATCACCATACAAATTGCAAACGAATAAATTACGCTTGGAACTTTAAGTATTAAAAGCCAGGAACAATAGATAAAGTGTACATGAATGgttttcatcaaaaattgaaagcccattgagctcattttcgtaggttaatttttttttcgataaacgcgaaactttcgcgatataacgcgttagtgtcgcgaataaacgcgaaacttgcGCGAAGAAACGCAAAattttcgcgatataacgcgttagtttcgcgaTATAACACGTTAGTTTCGCAAATAAaagcgtaactttcgcgaattaacgcgaaaccattatataaatatcaccATTTCATACAAAACCCTTATGAAGAAAAACGATTGAAAtcaaacacattttaagttttatatcataaaatacttattattcattattattataatatccgTGTTACGTtgatttatgaagaaaaaattatcttttttgcatatagataataataaatctgataaaactttataatatttttatatgttatatgtcAAAGATAGATAATAAGTTTGAGCATCATATtacaattttcatttgtttgccgACCCTGTGTTCGAActgattatcttttttttttttatgtaaaaattgatataaattcaacCGTCGGAAACCTTTAAAATcctagtattaatttttaaatgacatatgtGATAAATTTGGAGGACGAATTGAACAAAagcttaaaaattttaattcacaGCTTGACTTATCTTTCTGATATTAAACTAGACGTTAATTTATGTCGCGGCGATATAACATACATTATAACGTTTTAAACAATGATATCCTTTAAATTCTTGAATGATACttaataaaacgtttaattcgaattaaaattgttatatgattaaaatatgttgCTGCCTCATTTTCAATAATACAGCGCCCATTAGAATGTGAGAAGCGCGATGCATTATGTCCTTTGAAAATCagtactaagattttaaagatttcctacgTTTGAAGTTATGTTAATTTGTATAAGGTTAAATctaatttatttacatctttatataatatcattttgttttatttaaattaacatatttgttttcagtaatTATTCTTCAAAGGGgttcttttatgaaataacaatatttatatttaagtttcgcgtttattcgcaaaaattttgcgtttattcgcgaaaataacgcgttatatcgcgtaATTTTCGCGtctattcgcgaaagttacgcgttatatcgcgataGTTACgagtttattcgcgaaagttttgcgttatttcgtgaaaaaaaatattttttttacctacgaaaatgagctcaatgggctttcgtacaTTCTAATTACCAACGAagcattttgtaatgaataaaatatctaGTAACATTTATTTCCTTACTTCGGTATGACAATCTATAACATGGATGATGAGCTTCGTCGTGCTTgggaccggggggggggggggtcccgggggggggggggtccctaGTACTTAActtcttatttcatttttgttaaatgtaaatacaaGCTTATCAAAACCCCAAACAGTCCTCGTTTTATCGGCGCTATGGAATGGATCCCTTTAAAAATAGTTCCTCATTGTGTGAAGATCACGAATCCGTACCCTAGTAAGCTGATTCACAGTCACATGCTTCCTGTTCCATCTGGCTGCACATTCTGGATATAGGTCGGGTACGTAAATTCCATTACctacatataaatataagccGCAGCCGATCGTTAAATCCAGCAGACGACTCTCTACAGCCATGAAGCACACATTCTCGCTCCTCGTCGCTGTGGTCATTGTTGGGCTGTGTTATTCACAGGATCCAACTCCAGGTAATGAAATttgttatattattattatttatattatattatttatatatttttttataatagtgttattttcatattattttattatacaatataaattataaacaaaaacaaagttacgtattttatttatttatcgaTTTCCAGTAAAACACGCTATAGAATGATAGTCTTATCATTTAAGATTTGAGTGACGTCCTTATATACTATCGACATATCATTTGGCACTGTTGTCGATACATAAAATCTACCCAGTATGTgttcttatttctttttatttaattgattccAGATCCTTCAAAGGGGAAATGTCCTCGAGAATTTTCGATGCTTGAGTATATGTTAAAACCTAAGCCATGCAGAGCAGAGAAACCGTACTGTCCGGAGGGGCTGATGTGCTGTCCTTGTCCAAAGAGCGGCAAAAAATTCTGCATCAGGCCACGAATGGACGGTAAGTAGACTGGAACAAAGGCGTGTTTCTTACATCACGTAAAATGAGATGAAATGACACCCACTCCAAATCCTCGAgacaaatataacaaataaatctaAAGATCAAAATTCACTAGATTGACCTAAAGGCCATTTCAAAACATTGAAAGATTTGATTATTatctaaaatttcaaaacaacttTTTCTTTTATCGTTATTGCTTAGGTGAGGAACTTTCGGCAGAGGAGGAGAAGTCATTTTGGGAAGAGATGAAGATGAAGCTCATGGGAAAGGAGGGAGAAGACTACGAATGCGAAGacgatgacgatgatgatgatgatgacgatgacCATCACGAGAAAGATGACAAAGTATTCGAGACGGACCGCTTGGCTGATCAGGAACATCATAAAAATCATCATAAAAAACATCGCATGAGGTGTCATCATCATAAAAGGATCCACAAAATCATGAAGATCGCTGCTCCTATCGTCGGATTGGTTGTTCTCATCACAATCGTCGCCATTGTTGCCTGGTATGTATAGTGCTgaagtattcaatttttttttatggatgAAGAATGTATTTTCGATGAAAAAATAGAGACAAcgtaataataattttttgttggtATTATTTCTTGTAGCTGCATTCGCCGAC
Coding sequences within it:
- the LOC128168012 gene encoding uncharacterized protein LOC128168012, with product MKHTFSLLVAVVIVGLCYSQDPTPDPSKGKCPREFSMLEYMLKPKPCRAEKPYCPEGLMCCPCPKSGKKFCIRPRMDGEELSAEEEKSFWEEMKMKLMGKEGEDYECEDDDDDDDDDDDHHEKDDKVFETDRLADQEHHKNHHKKHRMRCHHHKRIHKIMKIAAPIVGLVVLITIVAIVACCIRRRRQRMRKAAETAKNNTYTPGTFAPVPDKSTMKGFLGLDFSPEVFVKSDPPYKKLEEEKDRI